The Neurospora crassa OR74A linkage group V, whole genome shotgun sequence sequence TTCAAGTCggttttttatttttttagtCATAGTCATCCTGAACTCCTCACCGTATATTCTACAACCGCGAAGACCACATCTCATCACCGcttttccccctccttaAACTCTTTCTTCACAggtctccttcctcttttgcaccttacctacctacctacctacctacctacctacctaccttacctcaTCCTTACCCCAAGACTAGACCCTCACAATGATGTCCTCTGTCCTAGCCGAACTCCAAAAACTCGTCACCCCAACGCCGccccaccaaccccaacccaagAACAAAGCCCATCATCAATCCAACCCCATCAAAACCACCTACGAGTCTCTCCCCATCGACCTACCTCCCGACTTTCTCGCCACCGAACCAGGCATCACCCCCGTCCCAACTCTCACGGAAATCGACTGGGCCACGACAGACTTACCTGAAAACAAGGGACTCTACGCCGTGATACTAGACGAGGTACTCACAAAAAGCGAGTGTGACGAACTGCGCAAGTTGGCGGAGGGGAGTGTCCCTCTTTCTCAATGGGTGGACGTTGATGGTCAAGAACAAGACGGGGCGACAACAAAAAAGACAACACCATGGGCCCCCGCCCTGGTGAATGTCGGACTCGGCTACGAAGTACTCACGCCCTCGTACCGTAACTCGTCACGGATCATTTGGGACCAGCAAGAGGTTGTGGACAGGCTGTGGAAGCGGTGTTGCTTGGTTCCTGGGTTGATGGAGAGACTGGCGGTGTTGGATgcggggagggagagggatgtGAAGATTATTACGGGGCGGTCGTTGCCTTCCcagcctgctgctgcggttGGGGATGAGGGGGATGGGCAGGATGGGAAacaagaggagaaaaaggaggtggtggagaggtATGCTaatgggaagaaaaaggggaagagTAAGCGGACCAAGACAAAGGGCCTAAGGGATGGGAGGACGGGCAAGTGGGAATTTGTTAAGGTCAACAAGCGGATGAGGTTTTTGAGATATGGGGAGGGACAGTTCTTTCGAGGTGAGTTTACGCCATTTCATGCTTGGTTGCATGGGAATACCGAGAAAACTGAGGCTGACGAtgtgatgggatgggataCATAGCCCACTGCGACTCGCCTTACCGTGAACTGGACCCCATCAACTCCGATCGTATCAACGAGACGTTATTCACCATTCATCTGTACTTGAACGACTGCAAGTCAGAGGCTCCGCCCGCTAAAAAGGACGAGACGGAATTGGTCGGTGGTGCCACGGCATTGTTGTCTGGGGACGAAAAGAGGAAGTATGATGTTGAGTGTAAGACGGGGAGGGTGCTGATCTTTCAGCATCGGAGGGTGTTTCATGCGGGCGCGGATGTGGTGAAGGGGGTCAAGTATAGTGTTAGGACGGATATTATGTACCGGGAGGTTTTGGATGAGccggaggaaaaggaggtgGGGGAGGGAAATGAGCAAGCTGAGAAGAAGGCAGACGATGACAAGCcgctgaaggaggaggatgatggaaaGTAGGGTTGGTCGTCTTTcgtatttctttatactctTCTCCAGCTCGAGCAATCAACCATCATTTCCCCCGATGAACTCACTCCACCCCCTCAGGCCTAGGCCAAATCCCTCTCAAAGCCTTGATAGTCTTACACTCGGATTTATGCGCAATCCACCTCCTAGTCTGACACtcctgtttttgtttttataTTCATCAGTTTCATCTCTCCTTTTATTTCCTGCCCCATCATGACGATGTTTTTGGAGAAAACTCACCTTGGAACAATACCAAACCTCCACACACCCCTGAC is a genomic window containing:
- a CDS encoding oxidoreductase domain-containing protein, which translates into the protein MMSSVLAELQKLVTPTPPHQPQPKNKAHHQSNPIKTTYESLPIDLPPDFLATEPGITPVPTLTEIDWATTDLPENKGLYAVILDEVLTKSECDELRKLAEGSVPLSQWVDVDGQEQDGATTKKTTPWAPALVNVGLGYEVLTPSYRNSSRIIWDQQEVVDRLWKRCCLVPGLMERLAVLDAGRERDVKIITGRSLPSQPAAAVGDEGDGQDGKQEEKKEVVERYANGKKKGKSKRTKTKGLRDGRTGKWEFVKVNKRMRFLRYGEGQFFRAHCDSPYRELDPINSDRINETLFTIHLYLNDCKSEAPPAKKDETELVGGATALLSGDEKRKYDVECKTGRVLIFQHRRVFHAGADVVKGVKYSVRTDIMYREVLDEPEEKEVGEGNEQAEKKADDDKPLKEEDDGK